A single Anopheles maculipalpis chromosome 3RL, idAnoMacuDA_375_x, whole genome shotgun sequence DNA region contains:
- the LOC126561207 gene encoding uncharacterized protein LOC126561207 produces the protein MYVRVIVVRSTITEEARIAYNSLVENPCTSGTTGSSSNSSSMPCGISLGAVGFACSTLPRAKLTNSLSLATASFRFKDIDCCSPPSEPAPKSPEEAELLLGELSSAGNSNITVDECNPLRIMRNKNFPIVTRCKYKVNHQPSSWEEQQLDTAIAAASNQAESPSYLTNPEYAYNNTMAAIDAGKEAPDGPLNNPIPLPPRDRNKTIPVNQKRHVRKYPLIIPAAGVQRTLNKVTQVTPVDEKMDVFAIADTVESSSSANNGQSQRTDPDECSNLDTKVLHKSMESMKLNELEESLTELPLNATEQMALQKGYSKEFLDNNFPTVSSSSDSKSASSAIITTTLPATIPAASAILTRRRTASDASVLASPASAQRRQPPPSLPPVSLTLATPQPQPELRDPTYENLDIFQTHNNFCIDTASLHCESILENDAESCPIGRGAIDMVDGFKASALFDSINSSGTDKQQPTLMKEIDSEQATQTPAHAPPPDAGGGTLKKSMNFVSCEDLLEFAEKPKGRARGLESDEVRIMSKVLGKKPSPAQCLLTLEFIDWDIHKAIKLCKLQTILETYNLSLQECSDALQMYDWDLHTTALKLKGGSNNSNSTR, from the exons ATGTATGTTCGTGTGATTGTGGTTCGT AGCACAATTACTGAGGAGGCACGAATAGCGTACAACAGTCTGGTAGAAAACCCATGTACGTCTGGCACtaccggtagcagcagcaacagcagcagcatgccgTGCGGTATCAGTCTCGGCGCGGTTGGATTCGCATGTTCCACCTTGCCACGGGCCAAACTGACCAACTCTCTATCGCTCGCAACGGCGAGCTTCCGGTTTAAGgacatcgattgctgttcccCACCGTCCGAACCGGCGCCAAAATCCCCCGAAGAGGCTGAACTTTTGCTCGGAGAACTATCGTCAGCGGGTAATAGTAACATTACGGTGGACGAATGCAATCCACTGCGCATTATGCGGAACAAAAACTTTCCCATTGTAACACGATGCAAGTACAAGGTCAATCATCAACCTTCGTCCTGGGAAGAACAGCAGCTGGATACCGCGATTGCAGCAGCGTCCAATCAAGCCGAAAGTCCCAGCTACCTAACCAATCCGGAATATGCGTACAACAATACAATGGCAGCCATCGATGCAGGGAAAGAAGCGCCCGATGGTCCATTGAATAATCCCATTCCCTTGCCTCCTCGTGATCGTAACAAAACGATTCCAGTGAACCAAAAGCGGCATGTTAGGAAATATCCGCTTATCATACCCGCGGCTGGTGTGCAGCGTACTTTAAACAAAGTCACGCAAGTAACGCCCGTAGATGAGAAAATGGATGTGTTCGCCATTGCGGATACGGTAGAATCGTCTTCTTCAGCTAATAATGGCCAAAGCCAGCGCACGGATCCGGACGAGTGTTCCAACCTGGACACGAAAGTATTACACAAATCGATGGAATCGATGAAGCTGAATGAGTTGGAAGAATCGCTCACCGAACTGCCTTTGAATGCAACGGAACAGATGGCACTGCAGAAGGGATACAGCAAGGAGTTTTTAGACAACAATTTCCCAACCGTTTCCAGCAGTTCCGACAGTAAAAGCGCCTCTAGCGCGATAATCACGACAACTTTGCCAGCTACTATACCGGCCGCTAGTGCTATTCTCACCCGTCGAAGAACTGCAAGTGATGCGTCCGTTTTGGCCAGCCCAGCATCCGCACAAAGACGACAACCGCCACCGTCATTACCTCCAGTTAGCCTGACACTAGCAACACCCCAACCGCAGCCGGAACTGCGTGACCCAACGTACGAGAATTTGGACATCTTCCAAACGCACAACAATTTCTGCATCGACACAGCATCGCTGCATTGCGAATCCATACTTGAGAATGATGCAGAATCCTGCCCGATCGGACGCGGTGCCATCGATATGGTCGATGGATTCAAAGCATCCGCTCTCTTTGACAGTATTAATAGTAGTGGGACCGACAAGCAACAACCGACGCTCATGAAAGAGATCGACAGTGAACAGGCGACCCAGACACCTGCACACGCACCACCACCcgatgctggtggtggtacgTTGAAAAAATCGATGAACTTTGTCAGCTGTGAGGATTTGCTTGAGTTTGCCGAGAAGCCAAAGGGACGTGCTCGAGGATTGGAATCCGATGAAGTAAGGATCATGTCGAAGGTGCTTGGTAAAAAG CCCTCACCAGCACAATGTTTGTTGACGCTGGAGTTCATCGACTGGGACATCCATAAGGCGATCAAGTTATGCAAATTGCAAACCATTCTCGAAACGTATAACCTTTCGCTGCAGGAATGCAGCGATGCGCTGCAAATGTATGACTGGGATCTGCACACAACGGCCCTCAAACTGAAGGGTGGCagtaacaacagcaacagtaccAGATAA
- the LOC126563505 gene encoding activated Cdc42 kinase-like, protein MWSTAATMEPKVPDLYEFLAEAELQQYYNSLKNELKITNVTHLKYATDEDLRQVSGLSRPEIRRLRKFYEKYYPHGYLNKIRRLLQPPRKDENSANSPTSGVEPLKMCPSPSKLPNNKHIIPPDAICVNKQLGTGEFGIVQQGVWTNGSERIQVAIKCLCRERMQSNPMEFLKEAAMMHSIEHENIVRLYGVVLDTESLMLVTELAHLRSLLECLKDPGLRVSFLTVPTLCEFSSQICNGMMYLENKRFIHRDLAARNILVFSKNKVKISDFGLSRALGVGKDYYQTNFNVNLKLPIAWCAPECINFLRFTHASDVWAYGVCLWEIFSYGFQPWAALTGHQILEAIDEPHYQRLEKPECCPKEYYALMLKCWQHDALKRPKFSEIFSLLPDIKPEQLKTIVAYSEQKKDYLMYRQGEIITVLDKNNSAPYWKGVLNSGKTGLFNPANTVAYLDSLPSSVNRDSFCRTAERSSKRKIRTDMISRPQDDLKHTGHVGIDGVSFGDVAFLSSPQNLPRQIVTPYKPSEDLEQTPLLLPPTPTSPDSIQTASGYFSETLQLAGHQSFINAGENNNHHIIDHSGTTGGGNHVVNSMTTSAFDFRNSGFKDSNPFINADDNGDGGAGVAGTSSRDGQNQHEYHEISDDDMVTEKVFDQGPSLMDEMEHVFKSMSTISEQGVPLSPDAENTNMRNELAELSSKMSRKNSSSTSSGTIGNKNGGKSKAKKTSTVKPISMKDEKLLNQVIEMANEISAKSMTDLVTDANHQTSSPKRKFSFRFPHIHNVVGGDGLRGSSHSNITGSHSNASGLSAGGIGSSHAGRGLMQDKEHGVLSSAGPHHPHSSNTLANSYREKRNFSQEVNNVPDLQRYRSLTGIERCQNSDIKIPLFDKETSDFCFKKSRELLSKQPFQSYTNDVGTAANKLNGSKTLDKKTRDLIGENLLDIEKTLNALNLDFLQTYHELEKADSAETLFVECYSSMMCASSSPFQKSPPSGSLIRNSSIESSNSRANCALSEKGSSGSSSLTGKSPPSLNLTGGGGNNGGSIPTTGGAASGGGGRCYSELNGTSPKPTLQQDHNKYGIRDFKFRSFDARPKERSDYYNFKNEYLSELTRKQQSQVLGSASVLQQTAAAGSQQQQQHKISQLYQIYNTPMQGRKYDDNPSPISAISSSSSVRQRSLSFTENYEFKPSFVTAKSGTITGKPKNDFPQSPAAAPPPPAVVPRNVITYKPRSIRARNLRRLSYNPINMVDSSSSSSESEFDRNLAHSECDIRTRLHTTASRRRRHQYMTRKSNSNSASSQDKLYGSNASIKSAPQYNYHSDRRQYYNNFQQHSSYPYGDDYGAGENVEEDESIYDYGLRHARLQSEGKGTSSTPHNLPTSAGPVVVTAVSTGPQSGLIQATSPPGGPVALVGSGGKFAVPEPTNYTNKALEREYLYSEFDVTKLTGKSPTTQSYFPTAGAATGTGAGGTGQQQQQDQQATIIPVTAKTNPSTPNSAKSATLAAHLQAQPQPGFQWPEKIHGAVVKHNDMLWRQQSAVREQPVPIYKSAGQKEKHYSSDTSSTETDSIDFRRPAECLPIMPPSPAP, encoded by the exons ATGTGGAGTACGGCAGCAACTATGG AACCAAAAGTTCCGGATTTGTATGAGTTTTTGGCAGAAGCCGAGCTACAGCAGTATTACAACTCTTTGAA GAACGAACTCAAGATAACGAACGTAACGCACCTGAAGTACGCAACCGATGAGGATTTACGGCAAGTCAGTGGCCTGTCTCGGCCGGAAATTCGGCGTCTTCGCAAGTTTTACGAAAAGTATTACCCGCACGGCTATCTGAACAAGATTCGCCGGCTGCTACAACCACCCCGCAAGGATGAAAACAGTGCCAACAGTCCAACGTCCGGCGTGGAACCGCTGAAAATGTGTCCATCGCCAAGCAAGCTGCcgaacaacaaacacatcatTCCGCCCGATGCAATTTGCGTGAACAAACAGCTCGGCACGGGTGAGTTTGGCATTGTCCAGCAGGGCGTGTGGACGAACGGTTCGGAACGCATCCAGGTGGCCATCAAATGTCTCTGCCGCGAGCGTATGCAATCGAACCCGATGGAGTTTCTCAAGGAGGCGGCCATGATGCATTCGATCGAGCACGAAAACATCGTCCGGCTATACGGTGTGGTGCTCGACACGGAATCGCTAATGCTGGTGACTGAATTGGCGCATCTGCGCTCACTGCTCGAGTGCCTCAAGGATCCGGGTTTACGAGTGAGCTTTCTCACCGTACCCACGCTGTGTGAGTTTTCTTCCCAGATTTGTAATGGCATGATGTACTTGGAGAACAAACGGTTCATCCACCGTGATCTGGCCGCCAGGAACATACTCGTGTTCAGTAAGAATAAAGTGAAAATTTCCGACTTTGGACTGTCGCGGGCACTCGGCGTCGGAAAGGACTATTATCAAACGAATTTCAACGTGAATCTCAAGCTTCCGATTGCATGGTGCGCCCCGGAATGTATCAACTTTTTGCGCTTCACACACGCGTCGGACGTTTGGGCGTACGGTGTGTGCTTGTGGGAGATATTCTCGTACGGCTTTCAACCGTGGGCCGCACTAACCGGACACCAGATACTGGAAGCGATCGATGAGCCGCACTATCAGCGGTTGGAGAAACCGGAATGCTGCCCAAAGGAATATTATGCGCTGATGTTGAAATGTTGGCAACACGACGCCTTAAAACGGCCCAAATTTAGTGAGATTTTTTCCCTGCTTCCGGACATTAAGCCCGAGCAGCTAAAGACAATCGTTGCGTACAGCGAACAGAAGAAGGACTATCTGATGTACCGACAGGGTGAAATAATAACTGTGCTGGATAAGAATAACAGCGCACCGTACTGGAAGGGTGTACTGAATTCGGGCAAAACGGGTCTGTTCAATCCGGCCAATACGGTCGCATACCTGGATAGCTTGCCGTCGTCGGTGAATCGGGACAGTTTCTGCAGGACGGCGGAAAGATCCAGCAAGCGTAAGATACGCACCGACATGATCTCACGCCCGCAGGACGATCTAAAGCACACCGGGCACGTTGGAATCGATGGAGTTTCGTTCGGAGACGTTGCCTTTCTCTCTAGCCCACAAAAC CTTCCACGCCAAATCGTTACACCATACAAGCCTTCTGAGGATCTGGAACAAACGCCATTGCTTCTACCCCCGACGCCAACCAGCCCGGATTCGATCCAGACGGCTAGTGGATACTTTTCCGAAACGCTCCAGCTTGCCGGCCATCAATCGTTTATAAATGCGggtgaaaataataatcaccATATTATCGACCACAGTGGCACTACTGGTGGTGGCAATCATGTCGTCAATAGTATGACTACCAGTGCGTTTGATTTTCGTAACAGTGGGTTTAAGGATTCGAATCCGTTTATCAATGCGGACGACAATGGAGATGGCGGTGCGGGT GTCGCCGGAACATCATCACGGGATGGACAAAACCAGCACGAATATCATGAAATATCGGACGATGATATGGTTACGGAGAAAGTGTTCGATCAAGGACCATCGCTAATGGACGAGATGGAGCACGTGTTCAAATCGATGAGTACGATCTCGGAACAGGGCGTACCGTTGTCTCCGGATGCGGAAAACACCAACATGCGTAACGAGCTGGCCGAACTTTCCTCGAAAATGAGCCGCAAAAATAGTTCCTCTACTAGCTCGGGAACAATCGGCAATAAAAACG GAGGCAAATCCAAGGCCAAAAAAACCAGTACTGTAAAACCCATATCGATGAAGGATGAAAAGCTGCTTAATCAAGTGATAGAAATGGCAAATGAAATAAGTGCCAA ATCCATGACTGACCTAGTAACGGATGCGAATCATCAAACGTCAAGTCCGAAAAGAAAGTTTAGCTTCCGCTTTCCCCACATCCACAATGTGGTCGGTGGCGATGGATTGCGTGGTTCGTCGCACAGCAACATTACCGGCAGCCACTCGAATGCTTCCGGTTTAAGTGCTGGTGGCATAGGCTCTTCTCATGCCGGGCGTGGTTTGATGCAGGATAAGGAGCACGGAGTGCTGTCCAGTGCTGGGCCACATCATCCGCACAGCTCGAATACGTTGGCAAACTCGTATCGAGAGAAGCGGAACTTTTCTCAGGAAGTGAACAATGTGCCCGATTTACAG cgcTACCGCTCACTGACGGGAATAGAACGCTGCCAAAACAGTGACATTAAAATACCGCTCTTCGATAAGGAAACTTCCGACTTTTGCTTTAAGAAATCGCGAGAACTGCTGAGCAAACAACCGTTTCAATCGTACACGAACGACGTTGGTACGGCTGCCAACAAACTGAATGGTAGCAAAACGCtcgacaaaaaaacacgcgaTTTGATTGGGGAAAATTTGCTCGATATCGAGAAAACACTTAATGCACTTAATCTGGATTTTCTGCAAACGTACCACGAGCTAGAAAAGGCCGATTCGGCCGAAACGCTCTTTGTCGAATGCTATTCCTCGATGATGTGCGCTTCATCATCACCGTTTCAGAAAAGTCCACCCTCGGGTTCGTTGATAAGAAACTCCTCGATTGAGTCGTCCAATTCACGGGCAAATTGTGCACTGAGCGAGAAAGGTTCTTCCGGATCATCGTCGCTTACCGGGAAGAGTCCACCGAGCTTGAATTTAACCGGTGGAGGTGGAAATAATGGTGGAAGCATACCAACCACTGGCGGTGCtgctagtggtggtggtggtcgctGCTACTCCGAACTGAACGGAACGTCACCAAAGCCGACGTTACAACAGGATCACAACAAGTACGGTATTCGAGATTTTAAGTTCCGGTCGTTCGATGCACGTCCGAAGGAACGGTCGGATTACTATAACTTCAAGAACGAATACCTCTCGGAGCTGACGCGTAAGCAGCAGAGCCAGGTGCTTGGGTCGGCTTCGGTTTTGCAGCAAACTGCTGCCGCTGgtagtcagcagcagcaacagcacaagATCAGCCAGCTGTACCAAATCTACAACACACCTATGCAGGGTCGGAAGTATGACGATAATCCTTCGCCGATCAGTGCAATATCTTCCTCGTCCTCGGTCCGTCAGCGTTCGTTGTCTTTCACAGAAAATTACGAATTTAAACCATCGTTTGTTACGGCCAAAAGTGGCACCATTACCGGTAAACCGAAAAACGATTTCCCACAATCACCGGCGGCGGcgccaccaccgccagcagTTGTGCCGCGTAACGTAATCACTTACAAGCCACGAAGCATACGAGCCAGAAACTTGCGACGACTTAGCTACAATCCTATCAACATGGTCGACAGCTCGTCGTCTAGCAGCGAGAGTGAGTTCGATCGCAACCTGGCCCATTCGGAGTGTGATATACGAACGCGTCTACATACCACGGCTTCTCGTCGCCGAAGGCATCAGTATATGACGCGGAAATCAAACAGCAACAGTGCGAGCAGTCAGGACAAGCTGTACGGATCGAATGCCAGCATCAAGAGCGCTCCGCAGTACAACTATCATAGCGATCGTCGCCAGTACTATAATAATTTCCAACAACATTCTTCCTATCCTTACGGGGACGATTATGGTGCTGGAGAAAATGTTGAGGAAGACGAGAGCATCTACGACTATGGACTGCGCCATGCACGATTACAATCGGAAGGAAAAGGTACTTCATCCACACCGCACAATCTACCGACGAGTGCTGGTCCGGTGGTGGTGACAGCTGTATCGACGGGTCCACAATCTGGCCTGATTCAGGCCACTTCTCCACCGGGAGGACCGGTAGCGCTAGTAGGTAGTGGTGGGAAATTTGCCGTACCCGAACCAACCAACTACACCAACAAAGCGCTCGAGAGGGAATATCTTTACAGCGAGTTTGACGTGACGAAGCTCACGGGAAAAAGTCCAACCACGCAAAGCTACTTCCCGACTGCTGGAGCAGCCACTGGGACTGGTGCTGGAGGAACgggtcaacaacaacaacaagatcAACAAGCTACCATAATACCCGTAACAGCAAAAACCAACCCTTCAACTCCGAACTCAGCGAAAAGCGCCACGCTCGCCGCACACTTGCAAGCACAACCGCAGCCCGGATTTCAGTGGCCGGAGAAAATTCATGGTGCAGTAGTTAAGCACAACGATATGCTTTGGAGGCAGCAGAGTGCCGTGCGGGAGCAACCGGTTCCGATTTACAAAAGCGCTGgacagaaggaaaaacactACTCTAGCGATACGTCCTCCACTGAGACGGATTCGATTGATTTCCGTCGTCCGGCTGAATGTTTGCCCATCATGCCACCGTCACCGGCGCCGTGA
- the LOC126561208 gene encoding ubiquinol-cytochrome-c reductase complex assembly factor 1: MAAGPTVKLLCSESQPRAGFVYPYVCQTPQCASRVMQVRPNSTISTNVHDADESKDGFLKRFVKKMGWIDNSATRLRVSSCLLYESVVDHINYAEFFKHFNMPDTFNTWFLITELHVWMLLVRSMAEGAEKGAAGRFMRNCIVETMWNDVTTRAKQLTMDNPSVVRPQIQQLSEQFQAALISYDEGISYDDKALAAALWRRFLGGRCDDYEKLEHLVGYVRRQVSMLDQLSRYDFAIKPTIKWAPLVEEKQPT; this comes from the exons ATGGCGGCGGGACCAACAGTAAAGCTTTTGTGTTCGGAATCTCAGCCTCGTGCCGGCTTCGTTTATCCGTATGTATGCCAAACCCCACAATGTGCGAGCCGTGTCATGCAAGTACGCCCAAATTCGACCATTTCGACGAACGTGCACGATGCAGATGAATCGAAGGATGGTTTTCTGAAGCGATTCGTAAAGAAAATGGGTTGGATTGATAATTCTGCTACGAGATTGCGTGTGTCGAGCTGCCTACTGTACGAATCCGTCGTTGATCACATAAATTATGCcgaatttttcaaacactttaACATGCCGGACACTTTCAATACCTGGTTCTTGATCACGGAACTGCACGTGTGGATGTTGCTGGTACGTTCGATGGCGGAAGGCGCTGAAAAGGGTGCTGCCGGACGGTTTATGCGCAACTGTATTGTAGAAACGATGTGGAACGATGTGACCACACGCGCCAAACAGCTAACCATGGACAATCCGTCGGTGGTGCGTCCACAGATACAGCAACTGTCGGAACAGTTTCAGGCTGCACTGATATCGTACGACGAAGGTATTAGTTACGATGATAAAGCGCTAGCGGCCGCTCTTTGGCGTAGGTTTTTGGGCGGTCGTTGTGATGATTATGAAAAACTCGAGCATCTAGTCGGATACGTGCGCAGGCAG GTCTCAATGCTCGATCAGTTAAGTCGATATGATTTCGCAATCAAGCCTACGATTAAATGGGCTCCGTTGGTTGAAGAAAAGCAACCAACGTAA